Proteins encoded within one genomic window of Streptomyces sp. NBC_01314:
- a CDS encoding MDR family MFS transporter, translated as MTSKRWAPDQRAANGTSEGRAAIETPMGRAADGTPEMRAANGVPVRRTAGDASRQGTSGGVAEARVASGAAGKNAARLSRRSTWAELSPLLRLLILTQLAFNVGFFAVLPFLAEHLGTAIGMAGWMVGFVLGLRTFSQQGLFVVGGALADRYGVRPVVLAGCVLRIAGFAWLGYADEDWSVIGAVLLIGFAAALFSPAVESEVARQAVVWEESGGGPRTSVLALFTVAGQAGAFVGPLIGALLLAVDYRVVCLAGAGVFVLVLAGHFWLLPQHIPGRERVAVKGGLGGLLRNRRFLALCCAYGAYLLAYNQLYLLLPGEVERATGSQSALAWLFGLSSLLVVTAQLPVTRWVAERLDLRRSMTVGLVLIAAGFGVVAVALPAGWTGGVGLLPAAGFVVLLTVGQMLVAPAARAWVPDLAAQGRLGLYTGAMSSVSGLIVLVGSAGAGALTDVGVPGAVPWVVLAVVPVVSVLLLPRRSVRP; from the coding sequence GTGACGAGCAAGCGGTGGGCGCCCGATCAGCGGGCGGCGAACGGGACGTCGGAGGGGCGGGCGGCTATCGAGACGCCGATGGGGCGGGCGGCTGACGGGACGCCGGAGATGCGGGCCGCGAACGGGGTGCCTGTGCGGCGGACGGCGGGCGACGCGTCCCGACAAGGGACGTCGGGTGGGGTGGCCGAAGCGCGGGTCGCGAGCGGTGCGGCCGGGAAGAACGCGGCCAGGCTTTCCCGCCGGAGTACCTGGGCCGAGCTCAGTCCCCTTCTGCGGCTGCTGATCCTCACCCAGCTCGCCTTCAACGTCGGCTTCTTCGCCGTGCTGCCGTTCCTCGCCGAACATCTCGGCACGGCGATAGGCATGGCCGGCTGGATGGTCGGCTTCGTGCTCGGGCTGCGGACCTTCAGCCAGCAGGGGCTGTTCGTGGTGGGTGGTGCGCTGGCCGACCGGTACGGGGTACGGCCCGTGGTGCTGGCCGGATGCGTGCTGCGGATCGCCGGGTTCGCGTGGCTCGGGTACGCCGACGAGGACTGGTCGGTCATCGGTGCGGTCCTGCTGATCGGCTTCGCCGCCGCGCTGTTCTCCCCGGCAGTCGAGTCCGAGGTCGCCCGGCAGGCGGTGGTCTGGGAGGAGTCGGGAGGCGGCCCCCGGACGAGCGTGCTCGCGCTGTTCACGGTGGCGGGGCAGGCCGGGGCGTTCGTCGGGCCGCTCATCGGCGCGCTGCTGCTGGCGGTCGACTACCGGGTGGTGTGCCTCGCGGGCGCCGGGGTCTTCGTTCTCGTCCTGGCCGGACATTTCTGGCTGCTTCCGCAGCACATTCCGGGGCGGGAGCGGGTCGCGGTGAAGGGGGGTCTCGGCGGGCTGCTGCGCAACCGGCGGTTCCTGGCGTTGTGCTGCGCGTACGGGGCGTATCTGCTGGCCTACAACCAGCTGTACCTGCTGCTGCCCGGTGAGGTGGAGCGGGCCACGGGGTCGCAGTCGGCGCTGGCCTGGCTGTTCGGGTTGTCGTCGCTGCTGGTCGTGACGGCCCAGCTGCCGGTCACGCGGTGGGTGGCGGAGCGGCTGGATCTGCGTCGGTCCATGACGGTGGGGTTGGTGCTGATAGCCGCCGGGTTCGGGGTGGTGGCCGTGGCGCTGCCTGCCGGGTGGACGGGGGGTGTGGGGTTGTTGCCCGCCGCCGGGTTCGTGGTGTTGTTGACGGTGGGGCAGATGTTGGTGGCTCCGGCGGCGCGGGCGTGGGTGCCGGATCTTGCGGCCCAGGGGCGGCTCGGGCTCTATACCGGGGCGATGTCGTCCGTCTCGGGGTTGATCGTGTTGGTGGGGAGTGCGGGGGCCGGGGCCCTGACGGATGTGGGGGTGCCGGGGGCTGTGCCGTGGGTGGTGCTCGCGGTGGTTCCGGTCGTGTCTGTCTTGCTGCTGCCGCGTCGGTCTGTGCGGCCGTAG
- a CDS encoding ABC transporter permease subunit, protein MAVALLVAAATAAAVCARTLRLGAHRRLDDGRGGGSAAAMPAALPEFLTASVLAVVVGVHLGWLPALGWYGPRWTVLPALALGLPAGALLGRMLDDLLPGAFAEPWALAAAARGIPGRATARQAVRRCVPGLLPNIGLFVVGLTGGAVTVEQIFDIPGLGRTTLQAALAQDLPVLQAGTLALVLLAALAGALARLAARLLIGPALRDGALHSLHRPQPSAPRRTPLLHGTLLLAVVALGLTRDPLALDTGARLQPPSWSHPLGTDALGRDLLARIGHGAFTTLALGVTISAAALLTGVLLGLLPRLSGPLVDTVNAVPAVLAGLLVAGVAGSGAATPALAVAAVAWVPLAAHTSALLEQERATTHITATKGLGAGDGYLLRRELLPAVLPPVARHALLRLPGVALALTSLGFLGLGAQPPEPEWGLLLAENQPYAERAPWAVLAPATALALLGALAATAAGGVRGPRRPLARAVRQPRPAAATTVGETG, encoded by the coding sequence ATGGCCGTCGCGCTCCTCGTCGCGGCGGCCACGGCCGCGGCGGTCTGCGCCCGCACCCTCCGGCTCGGCGCGCACCGCCGCCTCGACGACGGGCGCGGCGGCGGCAGCGCGGCCGCGATGCCCGCCGCGCTGCCCGAGTTCCTCACCGCCTCCGTGCTCGCCGTCGTCGTCGGGGTGCACCTCGGCTGGCTGCCCGCGCTCGGCTGGTACGGGCCGCGATGGACGGTGCTGCCCGCCCTCGCCCTCGGCCTGCCCGCCGGCGCGCTGCTCGGCCGGATGCTCGACGACCTGCTGCCCGGCGCCTTCGCCGAACCCTGGGCGCTGGCCGCCGCCGCCCGCGGCATACCCGGGCGGGCCACCGCCCGCCAGGCCGTCCGCCGTTGCGTACCCGGACTCCTGCCCAACATCGGCCTGTTCGTGGTCGGTCTCACCGGCGGCGCCGTCACCGTCGAGCAGATCTTCGACATACCCGGCCTCGGCCGCACCACCCTCCAGGCCGCCCTCGCCCAGGACCTCCCCGTCCTCCAGGCCGGCACCCTCGCCCTCGTCCTGCTGGCCGCCCTCGCCGGAGCCCTCGCCCGCCTCGCCGCCCGTCTCCTCATCGGTCCGGCCCTCCGCGACGGCGCGCTCCACTCCCTGCACCGCCCGCAGCCGTCCGCGCCACGCCGGACCCCGCTGCTCCACGGCACCCTGCTCCTCGCGGTCGTCGCGCTCGGCCTGACCCGCGACCCGCTCGCCCTCGACACCGGAGCCCGGCTCCAACCCCCGTCCTGGTCCCACCCGTTGGGCACCGACGCACTCGGCCGCGACCTCCTCGCCCGCATCGGCCACGGGGCGTTCACCACCCTTGCCCTGGGCGTCACGATCAGCGCGGCCGCACTGCTGACGGGCGTCCTGCTCGGGCTGCTGCCCCGGCTCTCCGGGCCCCTCGTCGACACCGTCAACGCCGTGCCGGCGGTCCTCGCGGGCCTCCTCGTCGCCGGAGTCGCCGGCAGCGGAGCGGCGACACCCGCGCTGGCCGTGGCCGCCGTCGCCTGGGTGCCGCTCGCCGCGCACACCTCCGCCCTGCTCGAACAGGAGCGGGCCACGACGCACATCACGGCCACCAAAGGGCTCGGCGCGGGTGACGGCTATCTGCTCCGCCGCGAACTGCTGCCCGCCGTCCTGCCCCCCGTCGCCCGCCACGCCCTCCTCCGGCTGCCCGGCGTGGCCCTCGCCCTGACCTCCCTCGGCTTCCTCGGCCTCGGCGCGCAGCCGCCGGAGCCGGAATGGGGCCTCCTCCTCGCCGAGAACCAGCCCTACGCCGAACGCGCCCCCTGGGCCGTCCTCGCCCCCGCCACCGCCCTCGCCCTCCTGGGTGCGCTGGCGGCCACGGCGGCGGGCGGGGTGCGAGGGCCACGCCGTCCGCTCGCCCGGGCCGTACGGCAGCCGAGACCCGCCGCCGCCACGACCGTCGGAGAGACCGGATGA
- a CDS encoding ABC transporter substrate-binding protein, translating to MRSPRRRRRRLAAGLLLAPVLTGCFASGGDTSDDPSAGGSRLRVALAFPPAENFSPYGADATLLSRLGVTEGLTELDANGAAAPALAESWTRENDRNWLFTLREATFQDGTEVTPATVAAALTRATEAEPVTAALTGVELTAKASGDRQVRVTTGDPDPALPLRLTSPGLAILSAKAYGGRRVNPVGTATGPFEVTEVTGTTAATLDRFDAYWGGRAQASGIDARFIADGSARTNALRTDQVDIAEAVPVSQASTLDKGTRRETATTRTTSLLLNTKTGAFKDPELRAAAREAVDGSVLAKDVYEGYADAGVGIFGPAVTWAAGKQVEPTGRARAVDPDGTSVTIATYDNRPELPEVAQVLQQQLQKAGFEVRLEVREYSRLESDALAGKFDAFVGARNSLLDTGDPVSILAGDFTCDGGYNLALLCDQQVDRAVAAAEKESETAERQQAAMNAEAAILGTDATVPLVHQQIITGVATSVQGVTLDPYERTLIGTGTRR from the coding sequence ATGCGCTCTCCCCGTCGCCGTCGCCGTCGCCTCGCCGCCGGCCTGCTCCTCGCCCCCGTGCTGACCGGTTGCTTCGCTTCGGGCGGTGACACGTCCGACGACCCCTCCGCCGGCGGGTCCCGGCTGCGCGTGGCCCTCGCCTTCCCGCCCGCCGAGAACTTCTCCCCGTACGGCGCCGACGCCACCCTCCTCAGCCGGCTGGGCGTCACCGAGGGCCTCACCGAGCTGGACGCCAACGGTGCCGCGGCCCCGGCGCTCGCCGAGTCCTGGACCCGCGAGAACGACCGGAACTGGCTTTTCACCTTGCGTGAGGCCACCTTCCAGGACGGCACCGAGGTCACCCCGGCGACCGTCGCCGCCGCCCTCACCCGTGCCACCGAGGCCGAGCCGGTCACCGCCGCGCTCACCGGTGTCGAGCTCACCGCGAAGGCGAGCGGCGACCGTCAGGTGCGCGTCACCACGGGAGATCCGGACCCCGCCCTGCCGCTCCGGCTCACCAGCCCCGGCCTCGCGATCCTGTCCGCCAAGGCCTACGGCGGCAGGCGGGTGAACCCGGTCGGCACGGCCACCGGCCCGTTCGAGGTCACCGAGGTCACCGGCACCACCGCGGCCACCCTGGACCGCTTCGACGCGTACTGGGGCGGCCGTGCCCAGGCGAGCGGCATCGACGCCAGGTTCATAGCCGACGGCTCCGCCCGCACCAACGCCCTGCGCACCGACCAGGTCGACATCGCCGAAGCCGTCCCCGTCTCGCAGGCGTCCACCCTGGACAAGGGCACCCGCCGCGAGACGGCCACCACCCGCACCACCAGCCTCCTCCTCAACACCAAGACCGGCGCCTTCAAGGACCCGGAGCTCCGGGCCGCCGCCCGCGAGGCCGTCGACGGCTCCGTCCTCGCCAAGGACGTCTACGAGGGCTACGCCGACGCCGGCGTGGGCATCTTCGGACCCGCCGTGACCTGGGCCGCCGGCAAACAAGTCGAACCGACCGGCCGCGCGAGGGCCGTCGACCCCGACGGCACCTCCGTGACCATCGCGACGTACGACAACCGGCCCGAACTGCCCGAGGTCGCCCAGGTACTGCAACAGCAGCTCCAGAAGGCCGGGTTCGAGGTGAGGCTGGAGGTCCGCGAGTACTCGCGGCTGGAGAGCGACGCCCTGGCCGGGAAGTTCGACGCGTTCGTCGGCGCCCGCAACTCCCTGCTCGACACCGGCGACCCCGTCTCCATCCTCGCCGGCGACTTCACCTGCGACGGCGGCTACAACCTCGCCCTGCTCTGCGACCAGCAGGTCGACCGGGCCGTCGCCGCCGCCGAGAAGGAGTCCGAGACGGCCGAGCGGCAGCAGGCGGCCATGAACGCCGAGGCGGCGATCCTCGGCACCGACGCGACCGTCCCGCTCGTCCACCAGCAGATCATCACCGGCGTCGCCACCTCGGTACAGGGCGTGACCCTCGACCCGTACGAGCGCACCCTCATCGGAACGGGGACCCGGCGCTGA
- a CDS encoding GNAT family N-acetyltransferase: MHHYDIRVAGPGELDSARAVMLDTVHRDFGTGYVPRWHGDIIDLRGAYLAPDRHVLLVAVDERDGTVVATGALDSRGPAHPPNPRWLAERYPSGETAQLRRVYVRAEHRRRGLARRLVAALLDFAAADGGYRSVYLHTDPGVPGAEDFWRSRGVAVCDEREVTGERVVHFEIPVPEAARTLAG, encoded by the coding sequence GTGCATCACTACGACATCAGGGTGGCGGGGCCCGGCGAACTCGACAGCGCCCGCGCGGTGATGCTCGACACCGTCCACCGCGACTTCGGCACGGGCTATGTGCCGCGCTGGCACGGGGACATCATCGATCTGCGCGGCGCGTACCTCGCTCCCGACCGGCATGTGCTCCTGGTGGCGGTCGACGAGCGTGACGGCACGGTCGTCGCCACCGGCGCCCTGGACTCCCGGGGTCCCGCCCATCCGCCCAACCCCCGCTGGCTGGCCGAGCGTTACCCTTCCGGCGAGACCGCCCAGCTGCGCCGTGTGTATGTGCGCGCCGAGCACCGGCGGCGCGGGCTGGCCCGGCGGCTGGTCGCCGCGCTGCTGGACTTCGCGGCGGCCGACGGGGGTTACCGCTCCGTCTATCTCCACACCGACCCCGGGGTGCCCGGCGCCGAGGACTTCTGGCGCTCGCGGGGCGTGGCCGTGTGCGACGAGCGTGAGGTGACGGGAGAGCGGGTCGTGCACTTCGAGATCCCGGTGCCCGAGGCCGCCCGCACCCTCGCCGGTTAA
- a CDS encoding Ppx/GppA family phosphatase — MRMSVVDVGSKTVRLVVADAEGGVPLPVHTAKWRMRLSEQVPPGGHVPDEAVRQLCDAVAAAARTAERWGAATPLAFATAVVRSAPNCQDVLRAVRAATGVPICTLPGEVEAELTFLGARRWMGWRSGPLALLDIGGGSLEVAFGRGRLPDFVASLPLGANRLTHEFFDGQDPPSPESIKALRRKVRHQLRDVSARIRWEGPRTAVATSRTFQQLSRLCGSAPGRHGPFVHRELRCADLGAAITRLASLPASERSALPGISAPRATQSLAGALVGHTTMKLAGLKVVTICPWAIREGVLLRHIEDGPAWWSEVTRDVEGIGSAGASAAGPVPLRIAAPAR; from the coding sequence ATGCGGATGAGTGTGGTGGATGTGGGCTCGAAAACCGTAAGACTCGTGGTGGCGGACGCCGAGGGCGGTGTGCCGCTGCCGGTGCACACCGCCAAGTGGCGCATGCGACTGTCCGAGCAGGTGCCTCCCGGCGGTCACGTGCCCGACGAGGCCGTACGGCAGTTGTGCGACGCGGTCGCCGCCGCGGCCCGCACGGCGGAGCGATGGGGGGCGGCGACGCCCCTCGCGTTCGCGACCGCCGTGGTGCGCTCCGCGCCGAACTGCCAGGACGTACTGCGGGCCGTGCGCGCGGCGACCGGGGTACCGATCTGCACCCTGCCCGGCGAGGTGGAGGCCGAGCTCACCTTCCTCGGCGCGCGGCGGTGGATGGGCTGGCGGTCGGGGCCCCTCGCACTGCTGGACATCGGGGGCGGCTCACTGGAGGTGGCCTTCGGGCGGGGCCGGCTGCCGGACTTCGTGGCCTCGCTGCCGCTGGGCGCGAACCGGCTGACCCATGAGTTCTTCGACGGGCAGGACCCGCCGTCGCCGGAGAGCATCAAGGCGCTGCGGCGCAAGGTCCGCCATCAACTCCGGGACGTCTCCGCGCGCATCCGCTGGGAGGGGCCGCGCACCGCCGTGGCCACCTCGCGCACCTTCCAGCAGCTCTCCCGGCTGTGCGGATCCGCGCCGGGACGCCACGGGCCCTTCGTGCACAGGGAGTTGCGGTGCGCGGACCTGGGAGCCGCCATCACCCGCCTCGCCTCCCTCCCCGCTTCCGAGCGGTCCGCCCTCCCGGGCATCTCCGCGCCACGGGCGACGCAGAGCCTCGCCGGGGCGCTGGTCGGGCACACCACCATGAAGCTCGCCGGCCTGAAGGTCGTGACGATCTGTCCCTGGGCGATCCGCGAAGGCGTACTGCTGCGGCACATCGAGGACGGCCCGGCGTGGTGGTCGGAGGTGACGCGGGACGTCGAAGGCATCGGGTCGGCCGGTGCGAGCGCGGCGGGCCCCGTGCCCCTGCGCATCGCCGCACCGGCCCGCTGA
- a CDS encoding anti-sigma factor antagonist (This anti-anti-sigma factor, or anti-sigma factor antagonist, belongs to a family that includes characterized members SpoIIAA, RsbV, RsfA, and RsfB.), whose product MTPDAHDRAAPRPEGAATGPGPGPGAAAANPYARTLRIGPFTVIEVSGEIDVASAGLVAEHLTAATTGPAEPDVLVDLRHVSFFDCSGLRVLCRAEATAAARGGRLRLVSDQPRMHRLLRAARLLGRFPPLPDLPPVPPPSPPPPPPQRPSLK is encoded by the coding sequence ATGACTCCGGATGCCCATGACCGTGCCGCCCCTCGGCCCGAGGGCGCGGCCACCGGGCCCGGCCCCGGGCCGGGGGCAGCAGCAGCGAACCCGTACGCCCGCACCCTGCGGATCGGCCCGTTCACCGTGATCGAGGTCTCGGGCGAGATCGACGTGGCGTCGGCGGGCCTCGTGGCCGAGCATCTGACGGCCGCCACCACCGGGCCCGCCGAGCCGGACGTGCTCGTCGACCTGCGGCACGTCTCCTTCTTCGACTGCTCGGGCCTGCGCGTGCTGTGCCGGGCGGAAGCCACGGCCGCGGCACGCGGCGGCCGGCTCCGTCTCGTCTCCGACCAGCCCCGGATGCACCGACTCCTGCGCGCCGCCCGGCTGCTGGGCCGCTTCCCGCCGCTCCCGGACCTTCCTCCCGTTCCCCCTCCGTCACCCCCGCCACCGCCCCCGCAACGGCCAAGTCTCAAGTAG
- a CDS encoding protease inhibitor, whose amino-acid sequence MPKTARWAATLTLTATAVCGPLTGSALAAPEPAASGLYAPSALVLTMGHGETAAAVTPERAVTLTCAPKASGTHPAAVDACAELRRSGGDFGALAGRAGVMCSKQYDPVVVTVHGVWQGKRVAHERVFANECLKDSAASVLYAF is encoded by the coding sequence ATGCCGAAGACCGCGCGTTGGGCAGCGACTCTCACCCTGACGGCCACCGCCGTCTGCGGTCCCCTCACGGGCTCCGCGCTCGCTGCCCCCGAGCCCGCCGCGTCGGGGCTCTACGCCCCCTCGGCCCTGGTCCTGACCATGGGCCACGGCGAGACCGCGGCCGCCGTCACCCCCGAGCGCGCGGTCACCCTGACCTGTGCGCCGAAGGCCTCCGGCACGCATCCGGCGGCTGTGGACGCCTGCGCCGAACTGCGCCGCAGCGGCGGCGACTTCGGCGCCCTGGCCGGCCGGGCCGGGGTGATGTGCAGCAAGCAGTACGACCCGGTGGTCGTCACCGTGCACGGTGTCTGGCAGGGCAAGCGCGTCGCGCACGAGCGCGTCTTCGCCAACGAGTGCCTGAAGGACTCCGCCGCGAGCGTCCTGTACGCCTTCTGA
- a CDS encoding lactate 2-monooxygenase — MAKHWADFQYEIYLGGMGGAVPRLPTDLTRLEELAEHRLGAGPVGYVAGSAGDGSTARANRTALERHRIVPRLLRDVSERDLSVEVLGRALPAPVALAPVGVLSIVHPEAESAAARAAAAQGVPYIMSSASSTPMEQVAEVLGDAERWFQLYWAKDREVTRSFLERAKASGYSVLVVTLDTPLLGWRPRDLERAYLPFLHGVGTANYFSDPAFLAGLAKPVHEDPNAAVLHFAGMFGDPGKTWPDLAFLREHWDGPIVLKGVLHPDDARLAADAGMDGVVVSNHGGRQVAGGVAAADALPRVARAVGERMTVLFDSGVRTGDDVFKAMALGADAVLLGRPYVYGLALDGRAGVEHVIRCLLAEFDLTLALSGHRTPASIDRDSLVGDA; from the coding sequence ATGGCGAAGCACTGGGCGGACTTCCAGTACGAGATCTACCTGGGCGGGATGGGCGGGGCCGTGCCACGGCTGCCCACCGATCTGACCCGGCTCGAGGAGCTGGCCGAGCACCGGCTCGGTGCGGGGCCGGTCGGTTATGTGGCGGGCAGCGCGGGGGACGGCAGCACGGCGCGCGCCAACCGGACGGCGCTGGAGCGGCACCGGATCGTGCCACGGCTGCTGCGAGACGTGAGCGAACGCGACCTGTCCGTCGAGGTACTGGGCCGTGCGCTGCCCGCGCCGGTGGCGCTCGCCCCGGTGGGCGTGCTGTCGATCGTGCACCCGGAGGCGGAGTCGGCGGCCGCGCGGGCCGCCGCCGCGCAGGGAGTGCCGTACATCATGTCCTCGGCGTCCAGCACTCCCATGGAGCAGGTCGCGGAGGTGCTGGGCGACGCGGAGCGCTGGTTCCAGCTGTACTGGGCGAAGGACCGTGAGGTCACCCGGAGCTTCCTGGAACGGGCGAAGGCCTCGGGGTACTCGGTGCTCGTCGTCACCCTGGACACGCCGTTGCTCGGCTGGCGGCCGCGTGATCTGGAGCGGGCGTACCTGCCGTTCCTGCACGGCGTGGGCACCGCCAACTACTTCTCCGACCCGGCGTTCCTGGCGGGTCTCGCCAAGCCGGTCCACGAGGACCCGAACGCGGCGGTGCTGCACTTCGCGGGCATGTTCGGGGACCCCGGCAAGACGTGGCCCGACCTGGCGTTCCTGCGCGAGCACTGGGACGGGCCGATCGTGTTGAAGGGCGTCCTGCACCCGGACGACGCCCGGCTCGCCGCGGACGCCGGGATGGACGGGGTGGTCGTGTCCAACCACGGCGGCCGGCAGGTGGCCGGCGGGGTCGCGGCGGCCGACGCGCTGCCGCGTGTGGCCCGAGCGGTCGGCGAGCGGATGACCGTGCTCTTCGACAGCGGCGTGCGCACCGGTGACGACGTCTTCAAGGCAATGGCGCTCGGGGCGGATGCCGTGCTTCTCGGCCGGCCCTATGTCTACGGTCTCGCCCTCGACGGCCGGGCGGGCGTGGAGCATGTGATCCGTTGCCTGCTCGCCGAGTTCGACCTCACGCTCGCGTTGTCCGGCCATCGCACACCGGCCTCGATCGACCGTGACAGCCTCGTCGGTGACGCCTGA
- a CDS encoding RICIN domain-containing protein, producing the protein MHTSHPPRPTYPPAPGPVPGESDETLAARLRGWPEGGTGDPVALLMARHWQSTYDYAVICLATQSSVASMVTATAFHRVLDGLMRGESGVALRPRLLVAARDTVKEWSAEGGVSHVLPDLRKPAGGRGMRAAKSMTPENRKLIERSFQALPAVAQCLLWHTEVEAEMITIPTGLLGLDADSATATLEQARDKFREGCVRAHRELAPSKDCRFYNRLLDVPIRRGGALLPDVQQHLLECRYCRYAAEQLSHFEGGLGGVIAEAVLGWGARRYLDSRPGRMPQKGNTRRPGNGGRHRLLSQIPEQRRRITSGARNPRALITVGVSSGALIAAILGATFLSDDGGGADPTASTSATGGVATAPDTGNDTTTDTGSPTPPAMTGRSAAPQQTRLRNQAADLCLDIHGGKAEKGASTELAVCDSGWTQKWSYEEDGLVRSVANPELCLDSQVDAGVVVLGTCADEHSKRGDDVRYDLTVQGELLPRWGEGLAVAPIGTDAGADIVVKARDHSGRQRWLTDGVIASPESLSVSGSEAPTPETEPVSRKPDADDASPAPGAERSGSAEPSASPEAGQGGSILSVGDDTSTDTGGESATGSGSGSGSGFGSGSGFGSGSGSGFGSGPVLPLTSVDIPNLLTGLGL; encoded by the coding sequence GTGCACACCTCCCACCCTCCCCGCCCCACGTATCCGCCCGCTCCCGGCCCGGTCCCCGGAGAGTCCGACGAGACTCTCGCCGCCCGGCTGAGAGGCTGGCCGGAAGGTGGCACCGGCGACCCCGTCGCCCTGCTGATGGCACGCCACTGGCAGTCGACGTACGACTACGCCGTCATCTGTCTCGCCACCCAGTCCAGTGTCGCCTCGATGGTGACCGCGACCGCCTTCCACCGGGTGCTCGACGGGCTGATGCGGGGCGAGTCGGGCGTCGCCCTGCGGCCCCGGCTGCTGGTGGCCGCGCGTGACACGGTCAAGGAGTGGTCCGCGGAAGGCGGTGTCTCCCATGTGCTGCCGGACCTGAGGAAGCCCGCCGGCGGGCGCGGGATGCGGGCGGCGAAGTCCATGACGCCCGAAAATCGCAAGCTCATCGAGCGCTCTTTCCAGGCACTTCCGGCGGTCGCCCAGTGCCTGCTGTGGCACACCGAAGTCGAAGCCGAAATGATAACCATACCCACTGGTCTGCTGGGGCTGGACGCCGACAGCGCGACGGCCACGCTGGAGCAGGCGCGCGACAAATTCCGGGAGGGCTGTGTCCGCGCCCATCGGGAACTCGCACCGTCCAAGGACTGCCGCTTCTACAACCGGCTGCTGGACGTGCCGATTCGCCGCGGCGGCGCCCTGCTGCCCGATGTGCAGCAGCACCTGCTGGAGTGCCGCTACTGCCGTTACGCCGCCGAGCAACTCAGCCATTTCGAGGGCGGGCTGGGCGGGGTCATCGCCGAGGCCGTACTCGGCTGGGGCGCCCGGCGCTATCTCGACTCCCGGCCCGGCCGCATGCCGCAGAAGGGGAACACGAGACGTCCGGGGAACGGCGGCCGGCACCGCCTGCTCTCCCAGATCCCCGAGCAGCGTCGCCGGATCACCTCCGGAGCACGCAACCCCAGGGCCCTGATCACCGTCGGCGTCTCCTCGGGCGCACTGATCGCGGCCATCCTGGGCGCCACGTTCCTCTCGGACGACGGCGGCGGAGCCGATCCCACCGCCTCCACCAGCGCCACCGGAGGCGTCGCCACGGCTCCGGACACCGGCAACGACACCACCACCGACACCGGCTCGCCGACCCCGCCCGCCATGACCGGACGGTCCGCGGCACCCCAGCAGACCCGGCTGCGCAACCAGGCCGCCGACCTGTGCCTCGACATCCACGGCGGCAAGGCCGAGAAGGGCGCCTCGACGGAACTCGCGGTGTGCGACTCCGGCTGGACCCAGAAGTGGTCCTACGAGGAGGACGGCCTCGTGCGCAGTGTCGCCAACCCCGAGCTGTGCCTGGACTCCCAGGTGGACGCCGGTGTCGTCGTCCTCGGCACGTGCGCCGACGAGCACTCCAAGCGCGGTGACGACGTGCGCTACGACCTCACCGTGCAGGGCGAGTTGCTGCCCCGCTGGGGCGAGGGTCTCGCCGTCGCCCCCATCGGCACGGACGCCGGGGCCGACATCGTCGTCAAGGCCCGGGACCACTCCGGCCGGCAGCGCTGGCTCACCGACGGCGTGATCGCCAGCCCCGAGTCCCTCTCCGTCTCCGGCTCCGAGGCGCCCACACCGGAGACCGAGCCGGTCTCCCGGAAGCCGGACGCGGACGACGCCTCCCCGGCCCCGGGAGCGGAACGGTCCGGTTCCGCCGAGCCGAGCGCCTCCCCGGAGGCCGGACAGGGCGGATCGATCCTCTCGGTGGGCGACGACACGAGCACGGATACCGGTGGGGAGTCCGCCACCGGCTCCGGCTCCGGCTCCGGCTCCGGCTTCGGCTCCGGTTCCGGCTTCGGCTCCGGTTCCGGCTCCGGCTTCGGTTCCGGTCCGGTGCTGCCCCTGACGTCTGTCGACATCCCGAACCTTCTGACGGGACTCGGTCTGTAG
- a CDS encoding toxin Doc: MASVIHIDVPWLLQRHEEVMPEQPSINDFSALVAAVARHRVDPPRLGVDSDPAWRAAALLHTLAMLKPLPAANVRFACATAVAYMFVSGVGINPPYGALVDLARDLISGTTDIYGAADRLRSWQI; encoded by the coding sequence ATGGCTTCCGTCATCCACATCGACGTGCCCTGGCTGCTCCAGCGGCACGAAGAGGTCATGCCCGAGCAGCCCAGCATCAACGACTTCTCCGCGCTCGTCGCGGCTGTGGCCCGGCACCGCGTCGACCCGCCGCGCCTCGGTGTCGACTCCGACCCGGCCTGGCGGGCCGCCGCGCTGCTGCACACCCTCGCGATGCTCAAGCCCCTGCCGGCCGCCAACGTCCGCTTCGCCTGCGCGACAGCCGTGGCGTACATGTTCGTCAGCGGTGTCGGCATCAACCCGCCGTACGGGGCCCTCGTGGACCTCGCGCGCGATCTGATCTCCGGGACGACGGACATCTACGGGGCCGCGGACCGGCTGCGGTCCTGGCAGATCTGA